A single region of the Streptomyces caelestis genome encodes:
- a CDS encoding aldo/keto reductase codes for MRATTLGGTGVRVTELSFGAAGIGNLFRPVSDEAASAAMEAAWDAGVRTFDTAPHYGLGLSERRLGAALRGRDRDTYTVSTKVGRLLEPNPGGGRGDDLAHGFAVPDTHRRVWDFSSDGVLRSLEASLDRLALDRVDIALLHDPDHHAEQALTEAYPALERLRGEGVVKAIGIGVNQCALAARFLRETDIDVVLLAGRYTLLEQEGLAEVLPEAAARGRSVTVGGVFNSGLLTDPKPGSTYDYAPAPRHVLDRALRMKAVTERHGVPLRAAALRFPLGHPAVASVLSGARSAEEVRDTVDQLGRTVPAAVWDGLRAEGLLSPHVPVPAAMPVDEADRPKEESKSRGGDRHGGEHR; via the coding sequence ATGAGAGCGACGACGCTGGGCGGCACCGGTGTCAGGGTCACCGAGCTGTCGTTCGGGGCCGCCGGCATCGGCAACCTCTTCCGCCCGGTCTCCGACGAGGCCGCGTCCGCCGCGATGGAGGCGGCCTGGGACGCGGGCGTGCGCACCTTCGACACCGCCCCGCACTACGGACTCGGGCTGTCCGAGCGACGCCTGGGCGCCGCGCTGCGCGGCCGCGACCGCGACACGTACACCGTCTCCACCAAGGTCGGGCGGCTGCTCGAACCCAACCCTGGAGGCGGCCGCGGTGACGATCTCGCCCACGGCTTCGCCGTGCCCGACACCCACCGGCGAGTGTGGGACTTCAGCTCCGACGGCGTCCTGCGCTCCCTGGAAGCGAGCCTGGACCGCCTCGCCCTGGACCGTGTGGACATCGCCTTGCTGCACGACCCGGACCACCACGCCGAGCAGGCTCTCACCGAGGCGTACCCGGCGCTGGAACGGCTGCGTGGCGAGGGCGTCGTCAAGGCGATCGGCATCGGAGTGAACCAGTGCGCGCTCGCCGCCCGCTTCCTGCGCGAGACCGACATCGACGTGGTGTTGCTCGCCGGCCGCTACACCCTGCTGGAGCAGGAGGGGCTTGCCGAGGTGCTGCCGGAGGCCGCCGCCCGCGGCAGGAGTGTCACCGTCGGCGGGGTGTTCAACTCGGGTCTGCTCACCGACCCGAAACCCGGGTCCACGTACGACTACGCGCCCGCCCCACGCCATGTGCTCGACCGGGCGCTGCGCATGAAGGCGGTCACCGAACGCCACGGCGTACCGCTGCGCGCAGCCGCTCTGCGCTTCCCGTTGGGCCATCCGGCGGTCGCGAGCGTACTGTCCGGAGCTCGTTCCGCCGAGGAGGTCCGCGACACGGTGGACCAGCTGGGGCGAACGGTACCGGCGGCGGTCTGGGACGGACTGCGCGCCGAGGGGCTCCTGTCCCCGCACGTCCCCGTCCCTGCTGCCATGCCGGTCGACGAAGCCGATCGGCCGAAGGAGGAGTCGAAAAGTCGTGGGGGTGACCGCCATGGAGGAGAACACCGCTGA